From the genome of Muricauda sp. SCSIO 64092, one region includes:
- a CDS encoding SusC/RagA family TonB-linked outer membrane protein, which translates to MRTKLNGILTLLLAFVVHVSFAQDKTITGTVVDQDGIPLPGVNILIEGTTTGTQTDFDGNYTIVASTGQTLLFTYVGEKDVRIVIGQGSVINVQMEEDAQALEEVIVTAQGIKREKQALGYAVSEVGSDQLEQRPEGDVGRVLTGKASGLNITQQSGLSGSGTNIIIRGFSSFSGSNQPLFIVDGVPFSSETNSSGAATGDVEQDFVNGNSGSSRFLDLDPNNIESVNVLKGLAAATLYGTQGRNGVILITTKNGSSAGAVKKNEITINSSLFFNEIASLPDYQNEFGNGFDQAFGWFFSNWGPSFNRDGVAGWGNGIDSRPNVGFDENGTLAHPYSTASSATGIPQAFPEFAGARYEWRPYDSVGRFFRVGAVTSNSVNIRGASDDGKFSYNANAGHLNDEGFTPGNNLRRYTLGIGGRAVLSNKFTIAGTLNFSNTDFRTPPVAASEGNGAFGTGSSVFGELFFTPRSVDLIGLPFQNPIDGSSVYYRQNNSIQHPLWTVANAGFRQQTNRVFGQSSITYNFNDNLNLLYRFGLDVFSENNTNFQNRGGRGQEDAELVSGIYQTWNNTNTILNHDFILNGDYDLSDQIGMTFNLGLTSRREIFDRNGVASNGQQVFGVLRHVNFANQNEIQFFQERNIAGVFAQADFDYDRWIYVTLAARNDWVSNLDIENRSAFYPSASLSFIPTSVLPELKSENGLNYLKLRAGFGTSANFPTGFPTVSVLDINTQFFQNNGSDIVTNSVGNRLGNPDLKPELLEEFELGVESRLFNNRVTIDASYYIRTTTDLIVDRPLDPSTGFTSQQTNVGKIEGDGFEMDLGVDILRSPNDGVNWSVNTNFTSNNNKVTDLGQDTDLIVFAGARLNLGNAAIEGQELGALVGTRIATNDQGEFLVDSAGDFVEEQGQFVIGDPNPDWILNVNNNFSWKGFNFSFLLNYTKGGDVYSRTVSTLLGRGLTTDTVDRINTFILPGVQQDDGTPNTVQINNSTFYFNNVLFGPDELGVFDGTVIRLQEVALGYSLPSKFLDKTPFGSFTVTLSGQNLWFDAINVPDGTNWDPNQAGLGVGNGRGFDFLAGPSGRRYGISVKATF; encoded by the coding sequence ATGAGAACAAAACTAAATGGAATCTTAACGCTATTGCTGGCGTTTGTTGTGCACGTTTCTTTTGCACAAGACAAGACGATTACCGGTACAGTTGTTGATCAGGATGGTATACCGCTACCAGGTGTAAACATTCTTATTGAAGGTACTACTACGGGTACTCAAACAGACTTTGATGGTAACTATACCATCGTTGCAAGTACAGGTCAGACCCTACTTTTTACGTATGTGGGTGAGAAGGATGTACGTATTGTAATCGGCCAGGGCAGCGTAATCAATGTGCAAATGGAGGAAGATGCCCAAGCGCTGGAAGAGGTAATTGTTACCGCCCAGGGTATTAAAAGGGAAAAGCAAGCCTTGGGATATGCCGTTTCCGAAGTTGGAAGTGACCAATTGGAACAACGCCCGGAAGGTGATGTCGGAAGGGTATTGACTGGAAAGGCATCAGGATTGAACATTACCCAACAAAGTGGGCTTTCTGGTTCCGGTACCAACATTATTATTAGGGGATTCAGTTCCTTTAGTGGTAGTAACCAACCACTTTTTATTGTGGACGGTGTCCCATTTTCCAGTGAAACCAATTCCTCAGGGGCAGCCACAGGAGATGTTGAGCAGGATTTCGTAAACGGAAATTCAGGTTCAAGCCGGTTCTTGGATTTAGACCCCAACAATATTGAAAGCGTAAACGTACTAAAAGGTTTGGCTGCCGCCACACTTTATGGAACGCAGGGTAGGAACGGGGTAATCCTGATTACCACTAAAAATGGGTCTTCCGCAGGTGCCGTGAAAAAGAATGAGATAACCATCAATTCATCCCTTTTCTTTAATGAGATAGCTTCTTTACCGGATTATCAGAATGAATTTGGTAACGGTTTTGACCAGGCCTTTGGCTGGTTTTTCAGTAACTGGGGCCCAAGTTTTAACAGGGACGGAGTCGCCGGCTGGGGCAATGGTATCGATTCCCGGCCAAATGTCGGATTTGATGAGAATGGTACGCTGGCTCACCCATATTCAACTGCTTCATCGGCAACAGGGATTCCCCAGGCTTTTCCTGAATTTGCGGGAGCACGTTACGAATGGAGACCCTATGATAGTGTAGGAAGGTTTTTCAGGGTTGGTGCAGTAACCTCCAACTCCGTGAATATTAGGGGGGCATCGGATGATGGCAAGTTTAGTTACAACGCAAATGCGGGCCATTTAAATGATGAAGGATTTACACCAGGGAACAATCTAAGACGCTACACTTTAGGTATTGGAGGTAGAGCCGTACTTAGTAACAAGTTTACGATAGCAGGCACCTTGAATTTTTCCAATACTGATTTTAGAACACCTCCGGTAGCAGCCAGTGAGGGGAATGGGGCCTTTGGTACAGGATCATCGGTTTTTGGGGAACTTTTCTTTACCCCAAGAAGTGTGGATTTGATTGGTCTTCCATTTCAAAACCCAATTGACGGTTCCAGTGTGTATTATCGTCAAAACAACAGTATTCAACATCCCTTATGGACAGTTGCCAACGCCGGGTTCAGACAGCAGACCAATAGGGTATTTGGACAGTCTTCCATTACCTATAATTTCAATGATAACTTAAACCTTCTATATCGGTTCGGTCTGGATGTTTTCAGTGAAAACAACACCAACTTTCAGAATAGAGGAGGTAGGGGCCAGGAAGATGCGGAATTGGTCAGTGGTATTTATCAAACATGGAACAATACCAACACCATCTTAAACCATGACTTTATCCTTAATGGGGATTACGATCTTTCCGATCAAATAGGAATGACCTTTAACCTTGGTCTTACCTCACGTAGGGAAATATTTGACAGAAACGGGGTTGCAAGTAATGGGCAACAGGTATTTGGTGTCCTTCGACATGTAAACTTTGCCAATCAAAATGAAATCCAATTTTTCCAAGAGCGAAACATTGCAGGTGTCTTTGCTCAGGCCGATTTTGACTATGACCGTTGGATTTATGTAACATTGGCCGCCAGAAACGACTGGGTATCCAACTTGGATATTGAAAATCGTTCGGCATTTTATCCCAGTGCAAGTCTATCTTTCATACCCACTTCCGTATTACCTGAATTGAAAAGCGAAAATGGGTTGAATTATTTGAAACTGAGGGCAGGGTTTGGTACTTCTGCGAATTTCCCAACCGGATTTCCTACGGTTTCAGTTTTGGACATCAATACGCAATTCTTTCAGAACAATGGATCGGATATCGTTACCAATTCCGTTGGAAATAGATTGGGAAATCCTGATTTGAAACCAGAATTACTTGAAGAATTTGAACTTGGGGTTGAGTCAAGACTATTCAACAATCGAGTTACCATAGATGCATCCTATTATATCAGAACCACAACGGATTTGATCGTTGATCGACCTTTGGATCCTTCCACTGGATTTACTTCCCAACAAACCAATGTGGGTAAAATAGAGGGCGACGGTTTTGAGATGGATTTGGGTGTTGATATCCTTAGGAGTCCAAATGACGGGGTTAATTGGTCGGTTAACACCAATTTCACCTCCAATAATAATAAGGTAACGGATTTAGGCCAGGATACTGATCTTATCGTATTTGCTGGGGCTCGTCTTAACTTAGGTAACGCCGCCATTGAAGGGCAGGAATTAGGGGCCTTGGTAGGTACCCGAATTGCCACCAACGATCAAGGCGAATTTTTAGTCGATAGTGCCGGGGATTTTGTGGAAGAGCAAGGCCAATTTGTTATTGGTGATCCCAATCCGGATTGGATCCTTAACGTGAACAATAACTTTTCCTGGAAAGGTTTCAACTTTTCTTTCCTGTTAAACTATACCAAAGGCGGAGATGTATATTCCAGAACCGTATCCACCTTATTGGGTAGGGGATTGACCACTGACACTGTAGATCGAATCAATACCTTTATCCTACCAGGGGTTCAGCAAGATGATGGAACCCCTAACACGGTGCAGATCAATAACTCCACCTTCTATTTCAACAATGTACTTTTTGGTCCGGATGAACTTGGGGTATTTGACGGTACCGTAATTAGACTGCAAGAAGTAGCATTGGGCTATTCACTACCTTCCAAGTTTTTGGACAAAACTCCGTTCGGCTCCTTTACAGTCACGTTGTCAGGACAAAACTTATGGTTTGATGCGATAAACGTACCAGACGGTACTAATTGGGACCCTAACCAAGCAGGTCTGGGTGTAGGGAACGGTAGAGGTTTCGACTTTTTGGCTGGGCCCAGTGGTAGACGATATGGAATTAGTGTAAAAGCTACCTTTTAA
- a CDS encoding fasciclin domain-containing protein, translating to MIRLYQLKNALFFLLITFLTISCNSDDDGEDRPDVSISDLAGSTSDLSTLAAALERADLVDDLDGVGRFTVLAPTNAAFAVFLDINDFADINAVPVDVLRQLLLNHVVAGEFRSAQLTGQVGYLQTSAAGPVDGITLSLLVNGNNGIVFNDMAQVTQNGGDIIASNGTIHIVDAVVELPTLPTLISGNPIFSDLVTGLTTATPSADYVTILSESGLYTLFGPSDNAFDALFSSNPNWSTVEDIDEETLLAVLNHHVIGGANILLSDMENGQESPATLEGDVLRFSTGGSNSIRVADGSSSNNALITVGNIQASNGVLHLIDRVLIPNTDN from the coding sequence ATGATCAGACTTTATCAGCTTAAAAACGCTTTGTTCTTTTTACTTATAACCTTTTTGACAATTTCCTGTAACAGTGATGATGATGGTGAGGACAGGCCGGATGTGAGTATTTCGGATTTGGCAGGTAGTACAAGCGATCTGTCCACGCTGGCCGCCGCTTTGGAGCGGGCGGATTTAGTGGACGATTTGGATGGTGTAGGACGTTTTACCGTTTTGGCCCCTACCAATGCCGCTTTTGCCGTTTTTTTGGATATTAACGACTTTGCGGATATAAATGCCGTTCCAGTGGATGTGCTTCGGCAATTGTTGTTGAACCATGTTGTTGCGGGAGAGTTCCGTAGCGCTCAATTGACGGGCCAAGTAGGGTATTTGCAGACTTCCGCAGCAGGTCCGGTTGACGGTATTACCCTAAGTCTGTTGGTTAATGGAAACAACGGTATTGTTTTTAACGATATGGCACAGGTAACCCAGAATGGCGGGGACATTATAGCTTCCAACGGCACCATTCATATAGTGGATGCCGTAGTGGAGTTGCCCACATTGCCCACATTGATTTCCGGGAACCCCATTTTCAGTGATTTGGTCACGGGCTTGACCACCGCTACGCCATCCGCGGATTATGTGACCATCCTATCCGAAAGCGGTCTATACACGCTGTTCGGTCCTTCCGATAACGCTTTTGATGCACTTTTTTCAAGTAATCCCAATTGGAGTACCGTGGAGGATATTGATGAGGAAACACTTCTGGCGGTCCTAAACCATCATGTCATCGGCGGGGCCAACATTTTGTTGAGTGATATGGAAAATGGCCAGGAATCCCCGGCGACTTTGGAAGGGGACGTTTTGAGGTTTAGTACAGGGGGTTCCAATTCCATACGTGTGGCAGACGGAAGCAGCAGTAACAATGCCCTCATTACCGTAGGAAATATTCAGGCGTCCAATGGGGTGCTCCACTTGATCGATCGGGTATTGATTCCCAACACAGATAACTAA